The stretch of DNA TGAAGAGTTCTACGACTTTTGAGCTACCCTGTGAATCAGTAAAGCCGCCAcatgtcaaaataaaaattaaaacaaaaatcgctctttcggtagccattcggccaTAGTTTTGTGCGCATCGAATCTAAGGATTTTCTCTCGTGATTTAGTTTATTCGACCTGCTATTTTCGCAAAATCAACAGTttagacgactgttcacataatCCCGGAGAGGTAGGCAGATATTCTGTTTAATTTCAGCTAATTATTTGCATCGAAATTATTTTGCtctttgggggcaaagtggtcacctaaagatgattgattgttttttgattttataGATGACTCGTCATTATAAGAAGATAACTGATTGACAAAGCTGGACACAAGAACAGTTGGAATAGACGCAGTAAACAAAGGAATGTCCAAAAACGCCGCTTCGACCACCTACGGAATTCCACGGAGTACACTCAGCAGACGGATTGTTTCACCGAGAAGAGAGAAGAAAATGGGTTCCAAGACGTCTGTCTTCACAGTAGATCAAGAAAACGAGCTAGAGCAGTACATTTTTAATATGGAATCTCGGTTCTATGGTCTAAACAAGAAGGACATCCAGAAGCTGGCTTTTGATGTTGCAGAAACCAATCACATAAACCATTCTTTTAGTGCGACGAAGAAGCTGGCTGGTCGTGATTGGCTGGACGGGTTTCAAAATCGCCATCCAAATGTTTCCTTTCGGAAACCAGAAGCGACGTCCATAGCACGAGCCAGAGGATTCAATAGGTTTTCtgtcgacattttttttaatatgctaGAGAAAACTCTCTGTGCAACCGGGTATCCCGCGTCTCGAAACTTTAACGCAGATGAGACTGGAATCTCTACTGTAAGTTATTTTTGCTCTTCGTGAGTATGGAAAGTTAGTAGGTATATTCGTGTATTTATTCAAAGGTACCACCGAAAAAAAGTAAGATTGCTGCAATGATGGGTAAGCGACAGGTCGGCTCTATAACTTCATCTGGAAGAGGCGAGAATACAACAGTAATGCTGTGTATGTCAGCTAGCGGACGACATCTACCTCCGTTTATAATTTATCCTAGAGTGCGATTGCACGAAGCATTGACAAAAGGTGGACCCTCCGAAACCAAGTATTCCTGTAACCCATCAGGTTATATGACCAGTGATATCTTTATAGATTGGTTCGATCATTTCGTCGCTAAAGTGAAACCAACTGAGCAGGACCCTGCACTTTTAATAATTGATGGGCATAATTCACACACGAAGAACCTAACTTTTCTTGACAGAGCAAGGGCCAATTTTGTTACAGTTCTAATACTTCCACCACATTGCAGCCATCGCATGCAACCCTTGGATGTGACTTATGAGCCCATTTAAAGCACATTACGCCAATGCGGCCGAAGCATTTATGAAACAGAATCCTGCTCGTGTGATTGGTCTGTATGAGCCGTACTCCATTGATGCGCAAGCGTAAAAAACTGCAAAGTCCAATAGATACTCTGTGCGAGACATGTGGCACTCttttttcggattctgttgatgcACATGGATGGGTTAAGTGCTACAAATGTTTGGAGTGGTTCCATTCTGATTGTGATTCCATTCGAAGTGTGCGTAGCTTGTGCCACCTATGCCAgtgaatttcatttattttttcttataaCATTTTGTTACTGATATCTGATGtacgaatcctataaatatgaaataaatcAACTAAAGAAATGCTCTTGAAGGTGTCACTTATGGCTGGCCTTATTAGAAGAGTTCCGATAGATGATGGTATTTCATCCTGGGAAAATAGGTCATTCCAGTCAGAACCAAGCCTCATAAAGTGAAGCATTACATATGATTTTCCTTCTGAGTTTTTGTAGATATGAGAAAACTTCACTTACTACACTTACTTATGTACCTAATGTTTCAATGATGATTCAAACAAGTTTGGATAAGaaacaacgcataaatctatctcatTTAGTATGATATGTATAGGTgtccactttgcccccaccaggtgaccactttgcccccgcattaaaaaaaatgttcgattttacaacttttttttctaatggtgAAAAATATACTGTTTTCAGTTTTTATAATAGAAactgtttgctatcttgaataaCAATTAGTTgagctataatattcttcgaaaaacttgaattgtagcggtatgtggacgcaggAAATGGACATCTTCCTTAGGGTGACCcctttgcccccacttcccctactaaacatttcttctcacttgtgtgatgcgcgtctcattctatacacacatacacattaaattctagcgcccgctttgtcttcgttcgttctaagcaaagcatacaAACAACAGCGCGCTCCCATTTGagccgtatacgcttgtgtgaagaaaaatatttcaacagagagagcaatgcagattcaagcgcgcagtatagaaattCGGCGCAattttcagcgtaaaactcagttTAACGCTGGGCGCAAATTTCTGCGAtagaacggcgctgacaaccaaacacttcatctgtgtttcggagcgagCTCATTCGCaagagcgcatgtgtgcacaaggagtgggtgctcaactgggtacaacaatcttgttgcgcatcagcaccgagttgcattctgaagtttggctaaaatttacattatagactcattaaacgtaaaaataataattgtattgatatcaacacaattttattttattgatttttagatatgaaacgctatgactcagaaataacattttattaattggtttttatagctgtttcgattatgttgtctggcatcagtatcAAAAAAATAACTATACTTTcacaaatacaaacaaaaccattgcggaaacttgaaaaatgaaaatttaacgttCAGAGCACTAACTCGAGTTTtcctacgtttttcactatacagtgcgacggcagatgaaaatttaatatcttgtgaaaaATCGATTAGTGTTTGGTGGAtaatacttgatgggaagtgtgcgaaaacgatcattttcttcatactgtttcgcaaaattattgattttcgggcgaggggtgaagAAGGGAGATGAATAAattgagcgccattgtggcagccatttgtggctagcttccaccttcaccttaaatgctTTAGAACATTGACAAACGAATTGAATCCGTACATGTGAGAAGTGATTATTTGTTCAATATACTTTTTTATTACATAATCGCCAGATACAGTACTGAAATAACATATCCTAAATGTCATTCTTTGAAGCAGTGTTATACATTTCCACATCAATTTACAAGAGTCTTTGGCTCAGCTCGATATTTCCGGATAACAATTAGAATAACATTTTTGTATCAGATCTAGTTTATGAGTTTATATAATAAAGCATTTGTGGATTCATCAACTTTCTGAAATTTAATCACACCTAAGAGCATCCCAATTTTCAAACCAATACTCAACAAGAATTATAATTATTGTTGCCCCCTAACCTATCCCTATgagtttctaaaaaaaaattactcgttCGCAACTTCCCTGGCAAGGCCTGATAAATCTGGATACAAAACTGCCGCAGGCACCAGGCGCTGGCCGGAGGTGACAACTCCACCTGTGGCACCGCTTGTTGATGCACCTTCCATATCGGCATTATCGACCTCCGGTATTGGTGGTCGGTACTCAGAAAACAATGCTTTCCCGGCATTTTTCGCAGACTTCTTAGCGAGTCCCTTTGGTGTCATGAGGTTCATATTCTGGCTGACGTTAATCATATTGCCGACGGTGTCCAAAGAGCTTCCTACCACCTGACCTGCGTCTGGGCCGTATTTGTGGTGCACAATCTTAACTGTGCTGTTACTCAAACTCCTGCCCAGAATAGCAGCGGACCGCTCAAGACCAGCGTAAACCGTTCCGAAACCCTCAACAGCGCCAGCGCAAATCGTGAGCGCTCCCCGAACTCTGTCCGATGCGTCATTCTCACTCATACCGGTGCTGTAGGAAAGAAGGTTTGAGCCGTGCTTCTGGATGTGTGGCGCAAGGTATCGTCCCAGAGCCATCGTAGCCGAGCTCACCTTTCCAGCCACATAATTGGTCACGCTCACCGCAGAACCTGTAACGGATTTTGCTATTTCAATACCAGTTTTAACGTTGCCGGGAACATCGGCGGGTGCTTCATCGGGGGATTTTTGGATCTTCGAAATCAGGTAAGGAGTACTGTAGGAGATAAGCTCTCCTGTCTTTTCCGCTCCCTTCACCAATCCTTTCGATACGTAGAATGCTCCTTTGATAATGTTGACCGACACGGTTGCACTAGTGCTACGTTTAGCACGTTCTTCTGGTTCCCTTCCTTGCGTTCGAAGCCGGTGTAAGGCGACAAAAATTTCCAGAACAACTTCGTCAGCACCCGGAGGTATCACCAAACCAATTGTGCGACCGTCGATGCTACTCAAATCCGGGATTATAAACGCACCGTACTCCGTCCGATAGTATGGTGACACTCCTGGTATCAACGGATAAATGAAGGATGGATCGACACCGCGCTCTTCTTCAACTGGTTCAACGAGAATAACGTCCTCTACAGCTTCGATGGCCCGATCGATTGGCTGTTCGGCATCCTGTATCCTCGTTGAGGCAGACATAGGAATGACCTGAACAAAAACTGTACTTTCTAATTTTTTCACGTCGTCCTTTCTGATTCTGATGATACGTAACGTGGAATCCTCCAACGTTCTCGACACCACACCATCTGGTTCGATGTAATACATCTTTACTCCATCGCAGGAGAATAACAGCTCCAGGCTATCGTCGTCACCTTCCTGGCATTCACCACTGCCGGTCTGCTGCAATCCTTGCAAAGCCTGAGCCAGCTCCGTGTACGTTCTCGGCCTTAACATGTCGTCGCTACCGTTTGCCGTTTCACCATTCCGTTCACCACTATCTATCTTACCCCCAATCAGCGCAATCCGCTGCTGCACCTCGCCTCGGGTGCACTTCATTTTGTGTATCATTTTCACTGCCCGATCCCAGTTTTGGTCTTTCAGAAAATTGTCTGGAATCTCCACCGGAATGGAAAGCGCCTCATCGATGGCCCCGATGCCATCGCGGTACTCCTTCAGGGCTAGATCCGGTCGCTCGCGTTCCTCAAACTTGATGGCGCGCTCGATGAGGCGGTACGCATTATCGTGGGCGCATTTAATGCTGGCATAGGTGCGCTCCCACTGAGACGCCGGATCTTCGGCCATGTTGACGAGAGAGGGCTATTCCTGGAAACAGAGGAATATTGAGAATGATGAAATTATGACAAGGTTAAAACAAACTACGGTTCTGAGTGTATAATCTAATTTTAATGCTAAGTTGATTCATGCGGAAATCTGTAATTTGATTCCATACGGAGTACAACCTATGAGAAAGCTGAGTCAGCAAAGGAACCCCCTAGTGTTGTTATACTCATGCGCGAGAcaaaatgtttcgaaacatctGAAATCTATGCAACAAGTTGTGTTTAtcaggttttcatttttttaatggcAGGTTTTTGCGAGGCTTTTTATACAGAAAAAGCATCTAAAGATACCAAAACcttattattaaataataaagtTTAGTGAAATTTTCACTATTAAATCAACTAAAGAAATTAAgctgaaataatcgaaaaaaggaaataaataTAACATTCAGACAACATGCTTCAAATGTTATTTACCTTTACGAATCTGATGTAATACTGCGCTTCAATTAATGTTATTATTGTCGACACACTTCGGATCCAGATGAATATGATTCACAATTACAATGTTGTTTTGCGGTGAACTATTTCATATTaaactttcgaaaaaaaaagaagcctAGGAGCCACTTTCAAGGACGACGTTTATTTGTGCCGAGAGCACTCGCTCTGGTAGCTTGTGCAATGTTATTTTATGAACGTGAGTGCCCAATTAAGCCATTGAGGAGATTGGCTGGTAATGAGATTCTTATAAGAATACGGtacaaaacaaacatttgcTTCACATCGGTATGATTTTTCTTTGCAGTGGCTTCATTGGAAAACACCGACAGACTGACGAATCGTCATTGAtgatatccgcgatgacagatgtACAGTGTTGACGATAAGCAACGTGATTTTACATaactacaggtgagctatattttttgtatcgtacacgaaaattactcacacagataaaatagcgtgcagaatAATGGgtacgaaaatttccacgctTGTCCATTGTGAAGGGGGTAGGTGCATAAaatatgtccacgtggatacatTGGATGTGAATATTTCAAAAGGAAAATTAACATGTACAATAGAACTCCGATTATTCGCGAGTGGATTATCCGCGGTGTGGATTATCTCCGAAAGCGAATTCCATAGTAAATATATAGGACTTCTTGCTCTTttattttggtcatggctttcactttatctgaccactggtatacacgaccttatagatggaatGATTGCTGTATTGACAAAACATAGTTTACATgctgaaataaatttttttcgtGCTTGTACCTCACTTTTAGTCTGCGATTTTCGTTATGCGTggtccgcgattttcgttaggcatcgtacacaaattacgtaacgcttaaaatccggattttgcaccccctccccccctacgtaacgcaatttcctatctctaatacacagaaagtaacgcaacctcgacccccctctcccccttatcgcgttacgtaatttgtgcacgacgccttatgcGTGGTGACTTCGCCAAActttttcgcggataatcggggttctactgtatatgaaAAATTAATGACATAGTAGCTTTCGCTTGTGCAAAATGATTGTTTTTATCTCTCGAGAACTCCCAAAAATGGATAGATTTTGCGGAAATGGAAGACGAACAACAATTTCTTCCGTATGTCATCATATCTCTGAAGAAATGTTCTTCGCAGCGAagttctttttcattcaaaagtGACTTTTTTGGAATATGCTtccatttctcaaaaattatgaaGAAAGACCatcgttgaaatcattaatcacgatgatactgcaggTTCATTTTTTGGACCGGTTTCCTTACAGATAACAGATACAGACTAGTTTTGTGTTGTGTAGAAGCGGGAATGTATCTTGGACTCTGTATTGAGCTTAATCTCTATGTGTGATGTATGCATTAGAAAAGACCGTTTTCCGCTCGCTaactacagtaatcgttcgctaactggtcttggtttaactggtctgctttttactgggcgaacgttaactggtcattggaccagttaaaaagtagaatttcgtaaacaatcgacgtcATATTCAAATGGGAGGTTTGctatgaggggcattcgaatgtaatttgaaatgttatgaaaattaacattattttcgcatgacaaaaacattgattaaattacagaaaaataatttcctcaaattatatttcatacctgttgtcgcactcaatgcgaaatttCCATTGGAAACCTTTTGTTTACTCTTTCATGATCACTCAAACGAATGatcgaatcaaacaattcattgaagtttccctTGATTTTGTTTGACGTtttacatgccggaccagttaaaacgcgtatgtcgataactggtcttcccttttcgcacagttagcgaatgtttactgtatttcTACCCAATTAGTTGAAACAGAAGTATTCGTAGGGAATCGTATtgtatagcatatcgaacaaaCTTTAGAGAATTGGCGATTTTATTGGTATGCGAATCATCAAAACATGCTCGtagcaaaaagacgggtgggtaatgtcggggacataaccggagtgacgtaggactatacaaaggggacagcttttgttaaatatatattttaaatatattgttttattttcttctcctacgtgaatacctacctatctacctgaaaaatggattagtttactgtttactctttatgaacatgttgatggttctgaaaagaacctttggtgttgtgtttttgttatcactcgattatcctatcttgttcggttaaaccttcctgtttagctattgcgtttgccactcgccacagctttcacagttggaaaatttcttcccatccagcttgtgacatgttgttcagtaaattacatttaatgcgacgtgccgaagaaaCACTTtgtcactcactgaaactaattgttgccttgatgagcgccgaaccgaagctgctctgttcttgatgcgggttttctgattgtcgtgagcagctttgcaagccaactcgagcactccgacggccgaaactctataatcgctgttaggtatactggtgctccggcaccaatctgttcggcctagttacccttgcggagcaatcagtgaatgtgaccaacagggaactggagacctgtacggttcgagtgagactttgcctttggaaggtttaatggccctgaaaagcgccttgttttatggaatggttccaatttagaaaacttagtactcgtggttttgaaaaaaaaccatttcgaacgcccttgatgccgccttgttctggatttgccaccaaagcagtttgtataaagaacaaacttttttcttctgctacttgatgccgttttgcgattgcgtttgccactcgccactcgctgcaactgcctgttgtcttgatggccaccgaaccgaatgtgttctgttccgaatgcgggttttcttatcgtcgcgagcagctttgccagccaactcgatcacttcggcggccgaaactatataacgccggctaggtggactggtgcactggtactaacgcgctcggcctggctacccttgcggggaacttcagatcaacacggttcgagcgggattttgcctttcccttcacttttcctcctttaccatgtccagacatggctgcttgggttggtttgttgatgtgttgtgatgcgaaccgatgtggtgtacggtttgaatgaggaTGATCGTTacgaaaggaaggaaggaaggtcttgtattatagagactttaaacttttgcagttcattcgtctctagccttgagaaaggccctttgaaaactctactctactctattactctactccagcgctaccacctccgccctcttgccttgagaaaggcactcgatccctcgccgtccagctcgtccagcaacgatgttgtccagtcggtgtccacacaaagaatgatcgttacggcagcggagcgggaatttttaagctgactggctggctcgagaattacgcatgtgtgagactgcgattttcgttatgcgtggtccgcgattttcgttaggcatcgtacacaaattacgtaacgcttaaaatccggattttgcaccccctccccccctacgtaacgcaatttcctatctctaatacacagaaagtaacgcaacctcgacccccctctcccccttatcgcgttacgtaatttgtgcacgacgccttatgcGTGGTGACTTCGCCAAActttttcgcggataatcggggttctactgtatatgaaAAATTAATGACATAGTAGCTTTCGCTTGTGCAAAATGATTGTTTTTATCTCTCGAGAACTCCCAAAAATGGATAGATTTTGCGGAAATGGAAGACGAACAACAATTTCTTCCGTATGTCATCATATCTCTGAAGAAATGTTCTTCGCAGCGAagttctttttcattcaaaagtGACTTTTTTGGAATATACTtccatttctcaaaaattatgaaGAAAGACCatcgttgaaatcattaatcacgatgatactgcaggTTCATTTTTTGGACCGGTTTCCTTACAGATAACAGATACAGACTAGTTTTGTGTTGTGTAGAAGCGGGAATGTATCTTGGACTCTGTATTGAGCTTAATCTCTATGTGTGATGTATGCATTAGAAAAGACCGTTTTCCGCTCGCTaactacagtaatcgttcgctaactggtcttggtttaactggtctgctttttactgggcgaacgttaactggtcattggaccagttaaaaagtagaatttcgtaaacaatcgacgtcATATTCAAATGGGAGGTTTGctatgaggggcattcgaatgtaatttgaaatgttatgaaaattaacattattttcgcatgacaaaaacattgattaaattacagaaaaataatttcctcaaattatatttcatacctgttgtcgcactcaatgcgaaatttCCATTGGAAACCTTTTGTTTACTCTTTCATGATCACTCAAACGAATGatcgaatcaaacaattcattgaagtttccctTGATTTTGTTTGACGTtttacatgccggaccagttaaaacgcgtatgtcgataactggtcttcccttttcgcacagttagcgaatgtttactgtatttcTACCCAATTAGTTGAAACAGAAGTATTCGTAGGGAATCGTATtgtatagcatatcgaacaaaCTTTAGAGAATTGGCGATTTTATTGGTATGCGAATCATCAAAACATGCTCGtagcaaaaagacgggtgggtaatgtcggggacataaccggagtgacgtaggactatacaaaggggacagcttttgttaaatatatattttaaatatattgttttattttcttctcctacgtgaatacctacctatctacctgaaaaatggattagtttactgtttactctttatgaacatgttgatggttctgaaaagaacctttggtgttgtgtttttgttatcactcgattatcctatcttgttcggttaaaccttcctgtttagctattgcgtttgccactcgccacagctttcacagttggaaaatttcttcccatccagcttgtgacatgttgttcagtaaattacatttaatgcgacgtgccgaagaaaCACTTtgtcactcactgaaactaattgttgccttgatgagcgccgaaccgaagctgctctgttcttgatgcgggttttctgattgtcgtgagcagctttgcaagccaactcgagcactcagacggccgaaactctataatcgctgttaggtatactggtgctccggcaccaatctgttcggcctagttacccttgcggagcaatcagtgaatgtgaccaacagggaactggagacctgtacggttcgagtgagactttgcctttggaaggtttaatggccctgaaaagcgccttgttttatggaatggttccaatttagaaaacttagtactcgtggttttgaaaaaaaaccatttcgaacgcccttgatgccgccttgttctggatttgccaccaaagcagtttgtataaagaacaaacttttttcttctgctacttgatgccgttttgcgattgcgtttgccactcgccactcgctgcaactgcctgttgtcttgatggccaccgaaccgaatgtgttctgttccgaatgcgggttttcttatcgtcgcgagcagctttgccagccaactcgatcacttcggcggccgaaactatataacgccggctaggtggactggtgcactggtactaacgcgctcggcctggctacccttgcggggaacttcagatcaacacggttcgagcgggattttgcctttcccttcacttttcctcctttaccatgtccagacatggctgcttgggttggtttgttgatgtgttgtgatgcgaaccgatgtggtgtacggtttgaatgaggaTGATCGTTacgaaaggaaggaaggaaggtcttgtattatagagactttaaacttttgcagttcattcgtctctagccttgagaaaggccctttgaaaactctactctactctattactctactccagcgctaccacctccgccctcttgccttgagaaaggcactcgatctctcgccgtccagctcgtccagcaacgatgttgtccagtcggtgtccacacaaagaatgatcgttacggcagcggagcgggaatttttaagctgactggctggctcgagaattacgcatgtgtgagactgcgaccaatgtttcgttcatttttctcttcttcctttcctatcgtgcttcattctatttcgctgctgccgctggttgcccgttttggtcagtacgatttgaggagcacaaaatggaccaatcaaaaatgggcacatagtgcattttgacaatgcttgatatttcacaattattcaattatttatctcaagaaaaatgaaatgttattcgtaatgatagatgcgtagatatatttcctatcaattgatgcaaaaacctttgcgatctattgagaaatgctcgagttataagcgttccaaatcttgcattttttcctacttgttcagtgtctagatttccatttcaccccctatatcttccggttagacgtagtcctacgtcaaaataataactaacgttaacatttttttttgtaaaaacgtgacatgttttcttaaAACTGGATTAACGAAATAAAGACGATCTAGGGAATTCGTAGTTAAAATGCGAAAACAAGTAAAAGACTAATCTggtaatttaaataattttaaatggATCGTTGTTTTAATTGAGTTTCAATTGAGTTAAACTTCAAATAATTGTGAATGCCACAAATGACTCGACTAAGTCTGCGTTCTCTTGATCTGGGGCACTTTAAGAGGAACTGAGATGTTCAacccaaaaatatgtttttcttcAATCAGCACGTCGATTGTTTCATCGGATACTGTTTAAAAGTTTTTAAAAGTTTTTGAATGAATATATCGTATAGTATACTGTTCCAAGTTCACATATGGAATTCATTGGGTAAAATCAAGAGAACCCAAATTAAATTTGGAAGAAAGTGAGAAAACGATAGAAATATCTTTCCGAGTAATGTTAGTAAACAAATCAAAGAACAGAAAATAACGGCGATTTCCAATATAGACAATTTTCTTTTAATAGGAGTACCGAtaagtttcttgttttttttaaattaatgctttattctgcaaaaatggttacaaatttaaaattcaaagtattgcccatcgctagtcacaatttttttttcattttcctggcaattcacggatccattt from Toxorhynchites rutilus septentrionalis strain SRP chromosome 3, ASM2978413v1, whole genome shotgun sequence encodes:
- the LOC129778302 gene encoding protein spartin, with amino-acid sequence MAEDPASQWERTYASIKCAHDNAYRLIERAIKFEERERPDLALKEYRDGIGAIDEALSIPVEIPDNFLKDQNWDRAVKMIHKMKCTRGEVQQRIALIGGKIDSGERNGETANGSDDMLRPRTYTELAQALQGLQQTGSGECQEGDDDSLELLFSCDGVKMYYIEPDGVVSRTLEDSTLRIIRIRKDDVKKLESTVFVQVIPMSASTRIQDAEQPIDRAIEAVEDVILVEPVEEERGVDPSFIYPLIPGVSPYYRTEYGAFIIPDLSSIDGRTIGLVIPPGADEVVLEIFVALHRLRTQGREPEERAKRSTSATVSVNIIKGAFYVSKGLVKGAEKTGELISYSTPYLISKIQKSPDEAPADVPGNVKTGIEIAKSVTGSAVSVTNYVAGKVSSATMALGRYLAPHIQKHGSNLLSYSTGMSENDASDRVRGALTICAGAVEGFGTVYAGLERSAAILGRSLSNSTVKIVHHKYGPDAGQVVGSSLDTVGNMINVSQNMNLMTPKGLAKKSAKNAGKALFSEYRPPIPEVDNADMEGASTSGATGGVVTSGQRLVPAAVLYPDLSGLAREVANE